A window of the Pseudomonas gozinkensis genome harbors these coding sequences:
- a CDS encoding helicase-related protein encodes MSASQEFQPGSIVSARGREWIVLPESDGPRLHLRSLGGSDDDVIVIHALLEREAPKPATFPLPDATQAQRGTQNSALLLRDALLLKLRAGAGPFRALGRINVEPRAYQLVPLLMALKHEVIRLLIADDVGIGKTIEAGLIAREMLDRGEIQRFTVLCPPHLCEQWQEELQRKFNIRAEVVTTGTVERLERGLQTHTSIFTEYPFTVVSLDYIKSDRRRDEFQNACPELVIVDEAHTCAEGLSRGKHQRYRLLRALADDTERHLVLLTATPHSGNEDAYYNLLGLLNKAFVGLKDVSRADHPLYKQLGDHLVQRRRVDISEWQDSTRFPQRETAEKTYQLSGSWGALFNDVLDYARELVRGAEGLDTLHQRLNWWAALALLRCISSSPAAAVRALQTRLKRAEGYGAVNDAAQLAEIEAMGINTVLDGSSESGLSTDDIEPGAVVEEDSERLRNLIEKAARLADDNDPKLQQLIIEVKSLVKQGFKPVVFCRYIATAHYVAAALQPLFKDHEVTSITGELSPSEREEMILVLRDVDKPAILVATDCLSEGINLQDVFDAVVHYDLSWNPTRHEQREGRVDRFGQRSSKVRALTLYGSDNPVDGAVLQVIIRKADSIRKALGISVPMPEDEARISQAIMRTVLLTRDEMKHNFSLDFGFDSQQAIEEDLENKWQNAQEKARRNQTIFAQRALKPEDVIPEFARMSEVLGDEADVRRFVIAACQALNAPLGQYKQIMRLPYAELPEPLRDRLAQSGIDSLRNIDFSYPPAGVAEHIHRTHPLVAGLADQLAEEALKGGESAAACRAGAWFTRAVALRTTVLLVRLRTQLTMTRASQRRELLAEEAIAVAVNGQNPPQVITPTEVLALMQQPVSRNMTPEMRQRQVEQALEQVQAWQPALDDIARQRANELLKDHRRVRDAAKAKGTYDVYPQLPVDVVGIYVLMPDAQLI; translated from the coding sequence ATGAGCGCTTCTCAGGAGTTTCAACCCGGCAGCATCGTCAGCGCCCGCGGGCGTGAATGGATCGTACTGCCTGAGTCCGACGGCCCTCGTTTGCATTTGCGCTCATTGGGTGGCTCGGACGACGATGTAATTGTCATTCACGCTCTGCTTGAGCGAGAGGCGCCGAAACCGGCCACCTTCCCGTTGCCCGATGCTACCCAGGCACAGCGCGGTACGCAGAATTCGGCGCTGCTTCTGCGTGATGCCTTGCTACTAAAACTGCGCGCTGGAGCTGGCCCGTTCCGCGCGCTAGGTCGCATTAACGTCGAGCCACGCGCGTACCAACTTGTTCCGCTGCTAATGGCGCTCAAGCACGAAGTGATTCGCCTACTTATTGCTGATGACGTGGGTATCGGTAAGACCATTGAGGCCGGGCTGATCGCCCGGGAAATGCTCGACCGTGGCGAGATCCAGCGCTTCACCGTACTTTGCCCGCCGCACCTCTGCGAACAGTGGCAGGAAGAGCTGCAACGTAAGTTCAATATTCGCGCCGAGGTGGTCACCACTGGCACCGTCGAGCGTCTGGAGCGAGGCCTGCAGACCCACACTTCGATATTCACTGAATACCCCTTCACCGTGGTTAGCCTTGACTACATCAAGTCTGACCGGCGCCGCGACGAGTTCCAAAACGCCTGTCCTGAACTGGTCATCGTCGACGAGGCACACACCTGCGCCGAGGGCCTCAGTCGCGGTAAGCACCAGCGCTACCGACTGCTGCGCGCCCTGGCCGATGACACCGAGCGTCACCTGGTACTGCTCACGGCCACCCCTCACAGTGGCAACGAGGACGCCTATTACAACCTGCTCGGCTTGCTGAACAAGGCCTTTGTAGGCCTGAAGGATGTTTCCCGCGCCGACCACCCGCTGTACAAACAGCTCGGTGATCACCTAGTCCAGCGCCGTCGGGTCGATATCAGTGAATGGCAGGACAGCACGCGCTTTCCTCAACGCGAAACAGCAGAAAAGACCTACCAGCTGAGCGGCTCCTGGGGTGCGTTGTTCAACGATGTGCTCGATTACGCACGCGAGTTGGTTCGTGGGGCGGAAGGTCTGGATACCCTGCATCAGCGTCTCAATTGGTGGGCTGCTCTAGCATTGCTGAGGTGTATATCCTCCTCGCCCGCAGCCGCCGTGCGCGCGCTGCAGACTCGGCTCAAGCGAGCCGAAGGTTATGGCGCTGTCAATGATGCTGCTCAACTGGCAGAAATTGAGGCCATGGGTATCAACACTGTGCTGGATGGCTCCAGCGAGAGTGGACTTTCTACCGACGACATCGAACCAGGTGCTGTGGTGGAAGAAGATTCCGAGCGTCTGCGCAACTTGATCGAAAAGGCCGCTCGTCTAGCCGATGACAACGACCCAAAACTCCAGCAGTTGATCATCGAGGTCAAGTCGTTGGTCAAGCAGGGCTTCAAGCCGGTGGTCTTCTGCCGCTATATCGCTACCGCTCACTACGTGGCGGCGGCCCTGCAGCCGTTATTCAAAGATCACGAAGTGACAAGCATCACAGGTGAGCTCAGCCCCAGCGAGCGCGAGGAAATGATTCTCGTCCTACGCGACGTCGACAAGCCGGCCATCCTGGTTGCTACCGACTGTCTATCTGAAGGTATCAACCTGCAGGATGTATTCGACGCTGTCGTTCATTACGATCTCTCCTGGAACCCGACCCGCCATGAACAGCGTGAAGGCCGCGTGGATCGATTTGGACAGCGTTCCAGCAAAGTGCGTGCGCTGACGCTATATGGGTCTGATAATCCCGTGGACGGTGCGGTTCTGCAGGTCATCATTCGCAAGGCAGATAGCATCCGCAAAGCACTGGGTATTTCCGTGCCCATGCCTGAGGATGAAGCCCGTATCAGTCAGGCAATTATGCGAACCGTGCTGCTCACTCGCGACGAGATGAAGCACAATTTCTCCTTGGACTTTGGTTTCGACAGTCAGCAGGCCATCGAGGAGGACCTGGAGAACAAGTGGCAGAACGCTCAAGAAAAGGCGCGCCGCAACCAGACCATTTTTGCCCAGCGAGCTCTTAAACCAGAAGATGTCATTCCCGAATTCGCACGTATGTCCGAGGTGCTAGGTGACGAGGCTGACGTGCGCCGCTTCGTTATTGCCGCCTGCCAGGCGCTTAATGCGCCGCTGGGTCAGTACAAGCAGATCATGCGTCTACCCTATGCCGAGCTGCCTGAACCACTGCGAGACCGTCTCGCTCAGTCCGGTATCGATAGCCTGCGTAACATTGACTTCAGCTACCCACCGGCTGGGGTGGCCGAGCATATCCACCGTACTCACCCGTTGGTAGCTGGGCTGGCTGACCAGCTCGCCGAGGAGGCGCTTAAAGGGGGCGAAAGTGCAGCAGCTTGCCGGGCCGGTGCCTGGTTCACCCGGGCAGTAGCGCTGCGTACCACTGTGTTGCTGGTTCGTCTGCGCACCCAACTCACTATGACGCGAGCCAGTCAACGCCGCGAACTCCTCGCCGAAGAGGCCATCGCTGTTGCTGTTAACGGCCAAAATCCACCGCAAGTCATTACTCCAACCGAGGTGCTGGCTCTAATGCAGCAGCCGGTAAGCCGCAATATGACGCCCGAGATGCGCCAGCGGCAGGTCGAGCAAGCATTGGAGCAAGTGCAAGCCTGGCAGCCGGCGCTCGACGATATCGCCCGCCAGCGTGCCAACGAACTGCTCAAGGATCACCGTCGTGTGCGTGATGCCGCCAAGGCCAAAGGGACCTATGACGTGTATCCGCAGCTACCGGTCGATGTGGTCGGCATTTACGTACTTATGCCGGACGCACAACTGATCTGA